From Candidatus Limnocylindrales bacterium:
ATCTACCCGACAGAACAATTCGGTGATAAACTCTATGGTAGTCATGCAGGTTACCTCCAAATGAGTGAAAAAGAGTTTTTGTTGATAATATTGGAGAACCTGCATGGCTCTTTCAATTTAAAAAACTAGCACCAATAGTTAGTAGGTTAAGCGTCCCGCTTGATAATTATGCCTTTACAAAGTTTAGTGTTTGCTCTATAGAAGGGGAAGTTATGAAGGCTGAAAATCTCATTACCTGGGACCATTTATCTTTGGATCAAGCAATATTCTGCTTAAAGTGTAGTCAATTCAGTGGTCAAATCAAAATCCTGAGTCCTTACGAAGTAGAACCTGTTATCATTCGCTGTAACTGCGGAGCGGAAGAATCTGTATATCGTTGTGATACGCCAGGATGCAGTTCCTATGTATTGGGCGGAGAGGGATATGGGGTTTGCCGACATTGCTCATAATTGATCCGCGTCTGTCGGGGGTCAGTTGGGAAATATGTAGAACTTCCAGTTGTTGGTTTGGAAATTTGGAAGCTCCACAAAAACCAGGAATTATAGCCAGGGATTTTATCACCTGTTTCCTATAATTGAAGAACCCCTACGAATAAATAATCATCGATAGGGAAAATAAGCAGCCGGGAGAATCGTTCTATTGGGAAGAGAAATCCAAAGTTCAAAATTCTACCCTGTGGAACACAATCAGATCATACCCTAGGCCGGCCTTCTCCTCCAAACCTTACGTCCAAAGAATTAACAATTCCTAGATTCTTCCGAATATGGCAGCCAACGTGTGAGAGAAGCCCCTAGTACACTGCTATGTGCTATTTTGTAAAGTTACCTTTAAAGAAAAGGTACTATCTGGAACCGACTCCCCGTTCTACCGGGTGTTGTCCATTCCGTCTCATTCCATTACCTGTTTCTACAGGATGCTCACTGCGTCGCCCGTTATCGGTGATGGTAGTCTCCAGCGGCTCTGCCTCCAGGAGTTCGGGAGCGGGTAGCTGAGCGGTCGGACCTTCTGGGATCTGGGTGCGGCCTCGAAATCGTCTGCTCAGCTTTTCTCGTAAGGATTCCATATAAATATAGAAAACAGGTGTAATATAGAGCGTAAGAATCTGAGAGAACAAGAGACCTCCCACAACAGCCAGACCCAGGGGACGACGGGCTTCCGCACCGGCACCGACACCCAATGCAATGGGTAAAGTACCCATAAGGGCTGCCATGGTGGTCATCATAATAGGACGGAACCGAATAAGACTCCCTTCATAGATGGCATCCGCCGGATTTTTCCCTTCATTTCTTTGAGCATCCAACGCAAAATCGATCATCATAATAGCATTTTTCTTTACGATACCGACCAGCATGATAATACCTACAAAAGCATAGATATCCAGATCCCGATGGAAGAGGAGCAGGGTTAATAAAGCTCCAAATCCGGCAGAGGGGAGACCCGAAAGAATTGTTAAAGGGTGAATAAAACTCTCGTAGAGGATACCCAGTATGATGTAGATTACGAGAATGGCCATAATCAGGAGAAGCCCTAAACCTTGCAAGGAGGATTGAAAAGCCTGGGCCGTACCTTGAAAACTGGCACTGATGGTAGAAGGGAGCGTTTTACGGGCCAGGTCTTCCACCAAAGCAACCGCCTCTCCTAAAGATACTCCGGGCCTGACATTGAAAGAGAGGGTAACGGCCGGAAGCTGACCCAAATGATTCACCGATAAAGGTCCCACACCCAATGTGATGTTGGCAACTGCCTTGAGTGGAACCAGTTGTCCACTGGAGGATCGGATATAGAGTAAAGATAAAGCGGTTGGATCCATTTGATATTGAGGTTCTACTTCCATAATGACCTTGTACTGATTGTTAGGTGCATAGATGGTCGAAACCTGTCGGGATCCATAGGCACTGTAAAGGGTTTCTTCGATTTGGAGGGCTGTAATTCCAAGGGCTTCTGCTTTATCCCGATAAATTTCAATATTCACCTGGGGATTTTTGATTTGCAAATCACTGGTTACATCCTGGAGTTGGGGTAATTCCCGCATCTTAGCTTCGAGGATCGGTGCATAATGATAAAGTTCCTGGGTATCTGGACTCTGGAGGGTAAACTGGTAAGGACTCTTGGTCAACTGACCACCGATACGAATGGGAGGAAGATTTTGCATAAAAACCTGAATTCCTGGGACCGTCGCCAATTTAGGTCTTAACTCCTGGATGACCTGGTCTACACTCAACTGACGTTCGGAGCGAGGTTTCAAACGAATGAATAGGCGACCTGTATTGCTTCCACTGATACTGGACATGAAGGAATCTACATAGGGATCTTGCTGGAGAATAGCTCCCAGGGCTTGATGGTACCTTACCATGGCATCAAAGGAAGTTCCCTGGGCAGCTTCGGTGAAAGCAAAGATCTGTCCGGTATCTTCACTGGGGAGGAATCCTTTAGGGGTAATGAGGAAAAGATATAGGGTAGCCACGAGGATAATCCCCGAGATGATCATGGTTATGAGGCGATGGCGTAAGACCTTTTTCAGACTCCAATCATAAACCCGGAGCATTCCTTCGAAGACACGCTCCGAAGCGGCATAGAAACGACCCTGCTTTTGTGCA
This genomic window contains:
- a CDS encoding efflux RND transporter permease subunit gives rise to the protein MNITELFIRRPITTTLLMMSFLLFGIAGYQLLPVSDLPNVDFPTILVTASLPGASPETMAASVATPLERQFSTIAGLDSMTSTNTLGSTQITLQFNLSRDIDAAAQDVQAAIAQTAPQLPQNMPSPPSYRKVNPADQPILYLALSSPTLPLSTVNEYADTFIAQRVSMISGVAQVQVFGSQKYAVRIQLDPKALASRAIGINEVANAIQEGNANLPTGMLSGPQKAFTVETNGQLIDAVAYRSLIVTYRNGSPVRLQELGRVISSVENDKIASWYNDIRAIVLAIQRQPGTNTVEVVDSIKKLLPTFRAQMPASIDLNILYDRSVSIRESVNDVKFTLVLTVCLVVLVIFLFLRNLSATIIPSLALPMSIIATFAVMYQLGYSLDNLSLMALTLSVGFVVDDAIVMLENIVRHMEMGKGRMQAALIGSKEIGFTVLSMTLSLAAVFIPVLFMGGILGRLLHEFAVTISMAILVSGFVSLSLTPMLCSRFLRPPSAQKQGRFYAASERVFEGMLRVYDWSLKKVLRHRLITMIISGIILVATLYLFLITPKGFLPSEDTGQIFAFTEAAQGTSFDAMVRYHQALGAILQQDPYVDSFMSSISGSNTGRLFIRLKPRSERQLSVDQVIQELRPKLATVPGIQVFMQNLPPIRIGGQLTKSPYQFTLQSPDTQELYHYAPILEAKMRELPQLQDVTSDLQIKNPQVNIEIYRDKAEALGITALQIEETLYSAYGSRQVSTIYAPNNQYKVIMEVEPQYQMDPTALSLLYIRSSSGQLVPLKAVANITLGVGPLSVNHLGQLPAVTLSFNVRPGVSLGEAVALVEDLARKTLPSTISASFQGTAQAFQSSLQGLGLLLIMAILVIYIILGILYESFIHPLTILSGLPSAGFGALLTLLLFHRDLDIYAFVGIIMLVGIVKKNAIMMIDFALDAQRNEGKNPADAIYEGSLIRFRPIMMTTMAALMGTLPIALGVGAGAEARRPLGLAVVGGLLFSQILTLYITPVFYIYMESLREKLSRRFRGRTQIPEGPTAQLPAPELLEAEPLETTITDNGRRSEHPVETGNGMRRNGQHPVERGVGSR